The following coding sequences lie in one Fundulus heteroclitus isolate FHET01 chromosome 20, MU-UCD_Fhet_4.1, whole genome shotgun sequence genomic window:
- the rpl22 gene encoding 60S ribosomal protein L22 has product MAPIKKLVGRKPGGKRKKQLLKFTLDCTHPVEDGIMDAANFEQFLQERIKVNGKAGNLGGGVVSIERSKSKIAVNSEVPFSKRYLKYLTKKYLKKNNLRDWLRVVANTKESYELRYFQINQDEEEEEEED; this is encoded by the exons ATGGCTCCAATA AAGAAGCTGGTGGGCAGGAAACCGGGCGGAAAGAGGAAGAAGCAGCTCctgaagttcactctggactgcaCTCATCCTGTGGAGGATGGCATCATGGACGCTGCCAACTTT GAGCAGTTCCTGCAGGAGCGCATTAAGGTGAACGGCAAAGCTGGAAACCTCGGTGGAGGAGTGGTCTCCATTGAGAGGAGCAAGAGTAAAATCGCAGTGAACTCAGAGGTTCCCTTCTCAAAGAG GTACTTGAAATACCTTACCAAGAAATATCTGAAAAAGAACAACCTCAGGGATTGGTTGAGGGTTGTGGCGAACACCAAGGAGAGCTACGAGCTGCGCTACTTCCAGATCAAccaggatgaggaggaggaggaggaagaagattAA